CTTCGGGACCGCCGCCGCTGTCGTCGCCGAGGACTTCGAGAACGTCATCCATCTGCACCCGGTGACCGCCGGCACCTACGCGGTGGCCACCGATGCGCGCGGGGTCGTGAACACCTTCTATCGCGAGTTCCCGATGACGGTCGAGCAGATGGTCGGAGAGTTCGGGCTCGATGCCGTCTCCGACCACGTGCGAGACCTCTACAAGAACGGCCAGATGGATCAGCAGTTCACCGTGATCCACGCCGTCGAGCCGCGCCCGGTCACGGAGCGCAAACGCCCCGGGGCCCTCGGGATGCCCTTCCGTGAGGTCTACTTCGAGGAGGGGCGCGATACCGCGGCGCCGCTGCGCGAGTCCGGCTATCGGCGCTTCCGCGTGCTCGTTCCGCGGTGGATCGTGAACGGCGAGAACTGCTACGGGACGAGCCCCGCCCGCGAGGCGCTGGGCGACATCAAGCAACTGCAGCAGATGCAGTTGCGCAAGAGCCAAGCGGTGGACTACCAGACGAAGCCGCCCCTGCAGGGGCCGGCGCGCCTGAAGGGCAACAACAGCGATCTGCTACCGGGCGGCTACGCGACCGTGGACGCGGCCAACCCGCAGGCTGGCATCCGTTCGGTCTTCGAGGTGAGGCTCGACCTGCAGCACCTCGTGGGCGACATTCAGGACATCCGCCAGCGGATCAGCAGGACGTTCTACGAGGACGTCTTCCGCATGATCTCGGACCTCGACAAGAGCGGGATCACGGCTCGGCAGATCGCCGAGCAGCACTCCGAGAAGATGATGCTGCTCGGGCCGGTCATCGAGCGCGACCAGAACGAACTGTTGGCGCCCCTCGTCGAGATGGCCTTCGAGATCGCCAGTGAGGCCGGCATCCTCCCCGAGGCCCCCGAGGAGATGCAGGGCGCGCCCCTCACCGTGGAGTTCGTCTCGATCCTCGCTCAGGCCCAGAAGCAGGCGGGCGCCTCGGCGGTCGATCGCCTGCTGGCGACCGTCGGCACGCTCGCGCCCATCTGGCCCGAGGCCGTCGACAAGGTCGACGCCGACAAGGTCGTCGAGGAGTACGCGCAGATGCTGGGCACGAACCCGAAGCTGCTGCGCGACGAGGATGTGCTCGCCGCCATCCGCCAGAGCCGCGCCCAGCAGCAGCAGGCGGCCGCGCAGGCCGAGCAGCAGGCCCAGCAGGCGTCGATCGCCAAGGACATGGCGGCCGCCCAGAAGGCGGCGCCGGGTGGCGGGCAGACGAACACCGCCCAGCAACTGGACATCGCGAGGCTCCTCGGCGGCTGAACACCGCGAGGGATCGACTTTCAATCGCCCGCCTAGCAGGCGGACAACAGGAGAGCAAGCATGGCCCAATCGACAATCCTCGCCGCCGCGCAGACGACGGCAACCAGCACCGACGTGGTCGTGGTCGCCGGTGGGGTGGCCACCATCGGTCTGTTCGCTACCGGCGACGTGCCCCCACGGGCGCGCGCGGCGGTCTACATCGACACGCCCAGCGGCGACCAGTTCGTCAAGTTCCTGCAGGGCAGCCAGCCCGAGGTCATCTCCGGGCCGGGCACGTTCCGCGTCGTGCGCCGGGCGAGCATCGCCCGTCACGGTGTTGATGTCGGCATTTACTCGAACGCGTGAATCATGATCATCCGCCCGATTCTCTTTCCCCCTCTTCGGCGGCTGTATCGGCTCGTGACCGGGCGCGCTGTCGGTTTTGGCGCCGTGGTCCATGCGGGCGACTACTTGCTGGACGAGGCCGGGAACTATATGACGGACGCAGCAAACAACAAACTGACGGGGTAACACCATGGCTGATGTAGCTGTACCATCTATTGCGACGGCTGAGTCGGCTGCGGCCGATACTGTGCTCGGCATCAAGAGCGGCGTCTTGAAGCGGTTCAGCGTGTCCGGTCTGGCGCTGGACACAGCTAAGACCATCACCGGCCCCGCGTCGATCGAATACGGTGCCACGCTGACGGTAAGCAACGAGATCGCTTCGCCCGGTAGCAATATCTCGCTGGGCCGCGCGAGCATTTACGAGTACCGGGCCGGCGCGACCACCCTCCCGGGGCATTCGGTAGCCGGTATC
The Chloroflexota bacterium genome window above contains:
- a CDS encoding phage head-tail adapter protein, translated to MSETLVQRVRRRWANLKSERSGWWPVWYDIQRFVVPDMGRFKDPSRTDTGARNDSLILDNSATRALRTLAAGWVSGTSSPAQPWFELRAGPEPLRDNPAVKAWLAQVRDILRDVFSKSNTYRVLHTMREEMAAFGTAAAVVAEDFENVIHLHPVTAGTYAVATDARGVVNTFYREFPMTVEQMVGEFGLDAVSDHVRDLYKNGQMDQQFTVIHAVEPRPVTERKRPGALGMPFREVYFEEGRDTAAPLRESGYRRFRVLVPRWIVNGENCYGTSPAREALGDIKQLQQMQLRKSQAVDYQTKPPLQGPARLKGNNSDLLPGGYATVDAANPQAGIRSVFEVRLDLQHLVGDIQDIRQRISRTFYEDVFRMISDLDKSGITARQIAEQHSEKMMLLGPVIERDQNELLAPLVEMAFEIASEAGILPEAPEEMQGAPLTVEFVSILAQAQKQAGASAVDRLLATVGTLAPIWPEAVDKVDADKVVEEYAQMLGTNPKLLRDEDVLAAIRQSRAQQQQAAAQAEQQAQQASIAKDMAAAQKAAPGGGQTNTAQQLDIARLLGG